The Fragaria vesca subsp. vesca linkage group LG2, FraVesHawaii_1.0, whole genome shotgun sequence genome includes a window with the following:
- the LOC101314427 gene encoding uncharacterized protein LOC101314427 isoform 2, whose product MALIGKVHPDCVNVANPYHECTENCLRKIAEGKGRKNKKKTDNGGDIKDGEFNKKMAGDRRVDATRASNPYHQSGQSFPKRTAGAEARGDIKESGSILNVPILGGRKERSRPKTPQDHDNVSDRSVVYPYDAQSSPSTDKVKVENGSVLDDPIFGKRKPVSQPRPVEEHENGSALDDPIFGRRKPATQPKPQELVNGSGQGAVNPSGPPLSPSNEIVNIGNGSTLDDLIFGRKKQGSEPKPQEELENVPAVKLENGDYKSYSGPLAEVKDPTLNKQIQSSGVVPTSGIIKMTPSLSLPMHNGVEGATDSPPENRSFSFSVQELKRTSVKQLTRSKVKEMLAMLKDVESSGMDVAWLRLMLNECAESIDIMSQHRAFEVAKANCDRDIESARKELESQMEALAVKEKEVADAKKQVSVTRAHLRELELKSSSLSEAVSKMKSKAENLQSKPLLDKVL is encoded by the exons ATGGCTTTGATAGGAAAAGTGCACCCTGATTGCGTAAATGTTGCGAATCCATACCATGAATGCACTGAAAATTGCCTGAGAAAGATTGCAGAAGGGAAAGGCCGGAAGAACAAGAAGAAAACAG ATAATGGCGGTGATATAAAAGATGGTGAGTTCAACAAAAAGATGGCTGGAGATAGAAGAGTGGATGCAACTAGGGCATCTAATCCTTACCATCAATCTGGTCAATCTTTTCCAAAAAGAACTGCTGGTGCTGAAGCTCGTGGGGATATAAAAGAATCAG GCTCCATACTTAATGTTCCTATTTTGGGTGGACGAAAAGAGAGATCCCGACCAAAGACTCCGCAAGATCATGACAACGTATCTGACCGAAGTGTAGTTTATCCTTATGATGCTCAATCATCTCCATCTACGGACAAGGTGAAAGTAGAGAATG GGTCTGTCCTTGATGATCCTATATTTGGAAAAAGAAAGCCAGTCTCCCAACCAAGGCCTGTTGAAGAACATGAGAATG GCTCTGCCCTTGATGATCCTATATTTGGCAGAAGAAAGCCAGCAACCCAGCCAAAGCCCCAAGAGCTTGTTAATGGATCCGGTCAAGGTGCTGTCAATCCTTCTGGTCCTCCCTTGTCTCCATCTAATGAGATTGTGAACATAGGGAATG GCTCCACCCTTGATGATCTCATATTCGGCCGCAAAAAGCAGGGATCTGAACCAAAACCTCAAGAAGAGCTTGAGAATGTACCTGCTGTGAAATTAGAGAATGGTGACTATAAGTCTTATTCTGGACCACTTGCTGAAGTAAAAGATCCTACTTTGAACAAGCAAATCCAGTCATCTGGGGTAGTGCCTACATCTGGAATTATCAAAATGACCCCCTCTCTGTCTCTCCCCATGCACAATGGTGTGGAAGGTGCCACTGACTCACCACCTGAAAATAGAAGCTTCAGTTTCTCAG TTCAAGAGTTGAAACGCACTTCAGTGAAGCAGCTGACAAGATCAAAAGTCAAAGAAATGTTGGCTATGCTCAAGGATGTAGAATCTTCAGGAATGGATGTTGCTTGGCTTCGTCTCATGCTCAATGAATGCGCAGAATCCATTGATATCATGAGTCAGCATCGAGCTTTCGAAGTAGCTAAGGCCAACTGTGATCGTGACATCGAATCAGCAAGGAAAGAATTAGAATCCCAAATGGAGGCTTTGGCTGTAAAAGAAAAGGAGGTTGCTGATGCCAAGAAGCAAGTTTCTGTAACCAGAGCCCATCTGAGGGAGCTTGAGCTCAAATCATCCAGTTTGAGTGAGGCTGTTAGTAAAATGAAGTCCAAGGCCGAAAATCTTCAAAGCAAACCATTGTTGGACAAGGTCTTGTGA
- the LOC101313665 gene encoding aquaporin PIP2-7-like, which produces MSKEVSEEAQAHHHGKDYVDPPPAPLFDTDELKRWSFYRALIAEFVATLLFLYITVATVIGHKHQTGPCDGVGLLGIAWAFGGMIFVLVYCTAGISGGHINPAVTFGLFLARKVSLIRAVSYMIAQCLGAIAGVALVKAFQSHYFTTLGGGTNSVADGYSKGTALGAEIIGTFVLVYTVFSATDPKRSARDSHVPVLAPLPIGFAVFIVHLATIPITGTGINPARSFGAAVIYNNEKVWDEHWIFWVGPFIGALAAAAYHQYILRAAAIKALGSFRSNPSN; this is translated from the exons ATGTCGAAGGAAGTCAGCGAGGAGGCGCAGGCCCACCACCACGGCAAGGACTACGTCGACCCACCGCCGGCGCCGCTCTTCGACACCGACGAGCTCAAGCGCTGGTCCTTCTACAGGGCCCTCATCGCCGAGTTCGTCGCCACTCTCCTCTTCCTCTACATCACTGTCGCCACCGTCATCGGCCACAAGCACCAGACCGGCCCTTGCGACGGCGTCGGCCTTCTCGGCATCGCCTGGGCCTTCGGTGGCATGATCTTTGTCCTGGTTTACTGCACCGCCGGTATTTCCG GTGGTCACATTAACCCGGCGGTGACTTTCGGGCTGTTCTTGGCTCGTAAGGTTTCTCTCATCCGGGCCGTGTCTTACATGATCGCCCAGTGCTTGGGAGCCATCGCTGGAGTTGCGCTGGTCAAGGCCTTCCAGAGTCACTACTTCACCACCCTCGGCGGCGGCACCAACTCTGTCGCTGACGGTTACAGCAAGGGCACTGCTCTCGGCGCTGAGATTATCGGCACCTTTGTGCTTGTCTACACCGTCTTCTCTGCCACCGACCCCAAGAGGAGCGCGCGTGACTCTCACGTGCCT GTGTTGGCTCCATTGCCTATTGGGTTTGCTGTGTTCATTGTGCACTTGGCTACCATCCCTATCACCGGAACTGGAATCAACCCTGCTCGGAGCTTCGGCGCTGCCGTCATCTACAACAACGAGAAAGTCTGGGATGAACAT TGGATCTTCTGGGTCGGACCCTTTATCGGAGCTCTTGCCGCCGCAGCATACCACCAGTACATTCTGAGAGCCGCCGCCATCAAAGCTTTGGGATCATTCCGGAGCAACCCCTCCAACTAA
- the LOC101314427 gene encoding uncharacterized protein LOC101314427 isoform 1: MAGDRRVDATRASNPYHQSGQSFPKRTAGAEARGDIKESGSILNVPILGGRKERSRPKTPQDHDNVSDRSVVYPYDAQSSPSTDKVKVENGSVLDDPIFGKRKPVSQPRPVEEHENGSALDDPIFGRRKPATQPKPQELVNGSGQGAVNPSGPPLSPSNEIVNIGNGSTLDDLIFGRKKQGSEPKPQEELENVPAVKLENGDYKSYSGPLAEVKDPTLNKQIQSSGVVPTSGIIKMTPSLSLPMHNGVEGATDSPPENRSFSFSGTPHVFEESDDDDALSISSDASVSVGKYRVKGSLSSILQSVFDKYGDIAASCQLESIVIRSYYLECVCYVVQELKRTSVKQLTRSKVKEMLAMLKDVESSGMDVAWLRLMLNECAESIDIMSQHRAFEVAKANCDRDIESARKELESQMEALAVKEKEVADAKKQVSVTRAHLRELELKSSSLSEAVSKMKSKAENLQSKPLLDKVL; this comes from the exons ATGGCTGGAGATAGAAGAGTGGATGCAACTAGGGCATCTAATCCTTACCATCAATCTGGTCAATCTTTTCCAAAAAGAACTGCTGGTGCTGAAGCTCGTGGGGATATAAAAGAATCAG GCTCCATACTTAATGTTCCTATTTTGGGTGGACGAAAAGAGAGATCCCGACCAAAGACTCCGCAAGATCATGACAACGTATCTGACCGAAGTGTAGTTTATCCTTATGATGCTCAATCATCTCCATCTACGGACAAGGTGAAAGTAGAGAATG GGTCTGTCCTTGATGATCCTATATTTGGAAAAAGAAAGCCAGTCTCCCAACCAAGGCCTGTTGAAGAACATGAGAATG GCTCTGCCCTTGATGATCCTATATTTGGCAGAAGAAAGCCAGCAACCCAGCCAAAGCCCCAAGAGCTTGTTAATGGATCCGGTCAAGGTGCTGTCAATCCTTCTGGTCCTCCCTTGTCTCCATCTAATGAGATTGTGAACATAGGGAATG GCTCCACCCTTGATGATCTCATATTCGGCCGCAAAAAGCAGGGATCTGAACCAAAACCTCAAGAAGAGCTTGAGAATGTACCTGCTGTGAAATTAGAGAATGGTGACTATAAGTCTTATTCTGGACCACTTGCTGAAGTAAAAGATCCTACTTTGAACAAGCAAATCCAGTCATCTGGGGTAGTGCCTACATCTGGAATTATCAAAATGACCCCCTCTCTGTCTCTCCCCATGCACAATGGTGTGGAAGGTGCCACTGACTCACCACCTGAAAATAGAAGCTTCAGTTTCTCAGGTACACCCCATGTTTTTGAAGAGAGTGATGATGACGATGCACTATCTATTAGTTCTGATGCCAGCGTTTCCGTGGGAAAGTACCGTGTGAAAGGAAGCTTATCTTCAATTCTACAGTCAGTCTTTGACAAGTACGGTGATATAGCAGCAAGCTGTCAACTGGAATCAATTGTCATTCGCTCTTATTACCTTGAGTGTGTCTGTTATGTAGTTCAAGAGTTGAAACGCACTTCAGTGAAGCAGCTGACAAGATCAAAAGTCAAAGAAATGTTGGCTATGCTCAAGGATGTAGAATCTTCAGGAATGGATGTTGCTTGGCTTCGTCTCATGCTCAATGAATGCGCAGAATCCATTGATATCATGAGTCAGCATCGAGCTTTCGAAGTAGCTAAGGCCAACTGTGATCGTGACATCGAATCAGCAAGGAAAGAATTAGAATCCCAAATGGAGGCTTTGGCTGTAAAAGAAAAGGAGGTTGCTGATGCCAAGAAGCAAGTTTCTGTAACCAGAGCCCATCTGAGGGAGCTTGAGCTCAAATCATCCAGTTTGAGTGAGGCTGTTAGTAAAATGAAGTCCAAGGCCGAAAATCTTCAAAGCAAACCATTGTTGGACAAGGTCTTGTGA
- the LOC101313947 gene encoding pre-mRNA-splicing factor syf2-like has protein sequence MSDEGRVHPDCRNASNPYHECSEYCFKVIAETKARMDQSQSESVQVSGGSGKSKVEAAQQVEDLDRPSETDEHAGDGDEFPVEEEENMEGDFTKFTGRKKRLWELRMKMNKARKANQTDIAAEKKRMEPPQESRGISKQKWLEERKKRIGKLLDANGLDMKSAYMLDTQEMAEAKYKKWEKDPAPYGWDVFNQKTLYDAYKKRTKNIEVDLEEYNKMKEEDPEFYREASSLQYGKAPKISEDKIDKMVKELKDQEEKKKKFSRRRRFHDEKDIDSINDRNEHFNKKIERAFGKYTLEIKNNLERGTALPD, from the exons ATGTCTGATGAAGGAAGAGTGCACCCGGATTGCCGGAATGCATCCAATCCCTACCATGAATGCAGCGAGTATTGCTTCAAAGTTATTGCTGAAACTAAAGCTCGGATGGATCAGTCTCAGTCAG AATCTGTACAAGTTAGTGGGGGTAGTGGCAAATCAAAAGTAGAGGCTGCTCAGCAAGTGGAAGATCTAGATAGACCATCAGAGACTGATGAACATGCTGGTGATGGTGATGAATTTCCCGTTGAGGAGGAGGAGAATATGGAAGGAGACTTCACCAAGTTCACAGGAAGGAAGAAAAGGTTGTGGGAGCTAAGGATGAAGATG AATAAGGCTAGAAAAGCAAATCAGACAGATATTGCAGCTGAAAAGAAAAGAATGGAACCTCCACAAGAGTCAAGGGGTATTTCTAAACAAAAATGGCTTGAAGAGAGGAAAAAAAGAATTGGGAAACTTCTAGATGCAAACGGTTTGGATATGAAAAGCGCTTACATGCTAGATACACAAGAGATGGCAGAGGCAAAGTACAAGAAATGGGAAAAGGATCCTGCCCCATATGGCTGGGATG TTTTTAATCAGAAAACATTGTACGATGCATACAAAAAGCGAACAAAAAATATCGAGGTTGACCTGGAAGAATACAATAAGATGAAAGAAGAAGATCCGGAGTTCTACCGTGAAGCTTCCAGCCTTCAATATGGGAAG GCGCCAAAGATCTCGGAGGATAAGATTGACAAGATGGTGAAGGAACTAAAGGACCAGGAAGAGAAGAAAAAGAAATTTAGCAGGAGGAGGAGGTTCCACGATGAGAAGGATATTGATTCAATCAATGACCGAAATGAGCATTTTAACAAGAAGATTGAGCGAGCCTTTGGCAAATACACATTGGAAATCAAGAACAATCTTGAGCGTGGAACTGCTCTGCCTGACTAA